One Mycolicibacterium fortuitum subsp. fortuitum genomic window carries:
- a CDS encoding aromatic ring-hydroxylating oxygenase subunit alpha: MAFFPKPAVGSWTENWPELGTAPVNYEDSIDPEHWKLEQQAIFRKTWLQMGRVELIPKKGSYITRELPSVGPGTSIIIVNDGEQIRAFYNLCRHRGNKLVWNDYPGEEVSGSCRQFVCKYHAWRYNLKGDLTFIQQEQEFFDVDKADYPLKPVRCEVWEGFIFVNFDDDAVSLEEYLGEFAEGLKGYPFHEMTEHYSYRSEIKANWKLFIDAFVEFYHAPILHMKQAEKEEAEKLAKFGFEALHYDIKGDHSMISSWGGMSPPKDLKMVKPIERILHSGLFGPWDRPDIKGILPDELPPAINPGRHSTWGQDSFEFFPNFTLLFWAPGWYLTYNYWPTGVDSHIFEADLYFVPPKNLRQRLSQELAAVTFKEYAFQDANTLEATQTQIGTRAVLDFPLCDQEILLRHLHHTAHKYVDRYKEAKANGNGSTNGKHAGADKKDEVNV; encoded by the coding sequence ATGGCGTTCTTCCCGAAGCCGGCTGTCGGCAGCTGGACCGAGAACTGGCCCGAACTCGGCACCGCACCGGTCAATTACGAGGATTCGATCGACCCCGAGCACTGGAAACTGGAGCAGCAGGCCATCTTCCGCAAGACCTGGCTGCAGATGGGCCGTGTGGAGCTCATCCCCAAGAAAGGCAGCTACATCACCCGCGAGCTGCCGTCGGTCGGGCCGGGCACGTCCATCATCATCGTCAACGACGGAGAACAGATCCGGGCGTTCTACAACCTGTGCCGCCACCGCGGCAACAAGCTGGTGTGGAACGACTACCCCGGCGAGGAGGTGTCCGGCAGCTGCCGCCAGTTCGTCTGCAAGTACCACGCCTGGCGCTACAACCTCAAGGGCGACCTGACGTTCATTCAGCAGGAGCAGGAGTTCTTCGACGTCGACAAGGCCGACTACCCGCTCAAGCCGGTCCGCTGCGAGGTGTGGGAGGGTTTCATCTTCGTCAACTTCGATGACGACGCCGTCTCGCTCGAGGAGTACCTGGGCGAATTCGCCGAGGGCCTGAAGGGTTACCCCTTCCACGAGATGACCGAGCACTACAGCTACCGCTCGGAGATCAAGGCCAACTGGAAGTTGTTCATCGACGCGTTCGTCGAGTTCTACCACGCACCGATCCTGCACATGAAGCAGGCGGAGAAGGAGGAAGCCGAGAAGCTGGCGAAGTTCGGCTTCGAGGCGCTGCACTACGACATCAAGGGTGATCACTCGATGATCTCGTCCTGGGGCGGCATGAGCCCGCCGAAGGACCTCAAGATGGTCAAGCCCATCGAACGCATCCTGCACAGTGGCCTGTTCGGGCCGTGGGATCGCCCCGATATCAAGGGCATCCTGCCCGACGAGCTGCCACCGGCGATCAACCCCGGCCGCCACTCGACATGGGGCCAGGACTCTTTCGAGTTCTTCCCGAACTTCACTCTGCTCTTCTGGGCCCCCGGCTGGTACCTGACCTACAACTACTGGCCCACCGGTGTGGACAGCCATATCTTCGAGGCCGACCTGTACTTCGTCCCGCCGAAGAACCTGCGTCAACGGCTTTCCCAGGAACTGGCCGCGGTGACGTTCAAGGAGTATGCGTTCCAGGACGCCAACACCCTGGAAGCCACCCAGACGCAGATCGGCACCCGCGCGGTACTCGACTTCCCGCTGTGCGACCAGGAAATTTTGCTGCGCCACCTGCACCACACCGCGCACAAGTACGTAGACCGGTACAAAGAGGCCAAAGCCAACGGCAACGGTTCGACCAACGGCAAGCACGCCGGTGCTGACAAGAAGGATGAAGTGAATGTCTAA